The following proteins are co-located in the Triticum aestivum cultivar Chinese Spring chromosome 1A, IWGSC CS RefSeq v2.1, whole genome shotgun sequence genome:
- the LOC123045831 gene encoding putative pentatricopeptide repeat-containing protein At1g13630: MRFRPPIPLRLLLPQLWRRPSPPLAYIPRPISSYPSAAAVAAATDSEEDAVVARDPRLAPHFVGRPGGSPRFGESKAESVRKASIAARFKLCYELLRQRRWREMRGGLAQVVSEQGSGSAAILCDILWSEFREYDSSGVVWDALANSYARTKMVHDALYVLSKMNSLNMQISVSTYDSLLYGLRKTDMALELFDEMEAYGISHSEYSHSILIDGLCKQNKVGEALSFLQEAREGGTFRPLGMSFNTLMSALCNWGFIQPAKSFLCLMLKYGLKPNRYTYSTLIHGLCKVGCLDEAVDLLERVTKEGMKLETVTYNSLINGYRLLGLTREIPKIIQFMRYQGIEPDLVTYTILIAGHCEGGDVEEGMKIRKDILDKGLQLNIVTYSVLLNALFKKGLVYEVENLLGEIYSIGLDMDVIAYSILIHGYCKLGEIERALEVCDVMCCSQKVVPTSLNHLSILLGLCKKGLLVEARWYLENVASRYQPGDVILYNVVIDGYAKVGDIGNAVCLYDQIVVAGMNPTIITCNSLLYGYCKFGDLHAAESYFRAIEISNLLPTAVTYTTFMDALSEAGKVDTMLSFFYEMVGKGIKPNAVTYSVVIKGLCKQLRFRDAIHFLNNMDGADPITYNTLIQGFCEAQDIQMAFCIHDRMLCCGLVPTPVTYNLLINVLCLKGKVIQAEMLLESLREKGIELRKFAYTTVIKAQCAKGMPYDAISLVGKLIDDGFEASIEDFSAAINRLCKRKFPKEAIMFIPIMLSVGVFPDIRVYFVLVRALRKSNMLCYIPILHALSVKTGI, encoded by the exons ATGCGCTTCCGACCGCCCATTCCcctccgcctcctcctgcctcaACTCTGGCGCCGCCCTTCGCCTCCTCTCGCATATATCCCTAGGCCCATATCCTCATATCCCTCCGCGGCAGCCGTGGCGGCGGCAACGGATTCCGAGGAGGACGCCGTGGTTGCTAGGGATCCACGGCTAGCGCCTCATTTTGTGGGCAGGCCAGGAGGGTCGCCTAGGTTTGGGGAGAGCAAGGCGGAGTCCGTTAGAAAGGCCTCGATTGCCGCGCGGTTCAAGCTCTGCTATGAACTGCTGCGGCAGAGGAGGTGGCGGGAGATGCGGGGCGGCTTGGCGCAGGTGGTCAGCGAACAAG GATCCGGGTCTGCAGCCATTCTCTGTGATATCTTGTGGAGTGAGTTCAGAGAGTATGATTCCAGCGGTGTTGTATGGGATGCTCTAGCAAATAGTTATGCAAGAACTAAGATGGTTCATGATGCTCTTTACGTTCTCAGTAAAATGAACAGCCTGAATATGCAAATATCAGTTTCCACCTATGATAGTTTATTGTATGGTCTACGGAAGACAGACATGGCATTGGAGCTTTTTGATGAAATGGAGGCATATGGTATCTCTCACAGCGAATATTCACATAGCATTCTCATCGATGGCCTCTGCAAGCAAAATAAAGTTGGAGAGGCTTTATCTTTCCTTCAAGAGGCAAGGGAAGGGGGGACGTTTAGACCATTGGGAATGTCCTTTAACACTCTGATGTCTGCATTGTGTAACTGGGGATTTATTCAGCCTGCAAAATCATTTTTATGTCTGATGCTGAAGTATGGATTAAAGCCTAACAGGTATACCTATTCTACTCTTATACATGGTCTGTGTAAAGTAGGTTGCCTAGATGAAGCAGTGGATCTTCTTGAGAGAGTGACAAAAGAAGGAATGAAACTCGAGACTGTCACCTACAACAGCCTTATTAATGGTTATCGATTGCTTGGTTTGACAAGAGAAATTCCGAAAATAATTCAGTTTATGAGATACCAAGGGATTGAACCTGATCTTGTTACTTATACCATACTTATTGCTGGTCATTGTGAAGGTGGTGATGTTGAAGAAGGGATGAAGATAAGAAAGGACATCCTAGACAAAGGGCTGCAGTTGAATATTGTCACATACAGTGTCCTTCTCAATGCTCTCTTCAAAAAGGGTTTGGTCTATGAGGTGGAGAACTTACTTGGTGAGATATATAGTATTGGTCTAGATATGGATGTCATTGCATATTCCATCCTCATCCACGGCTACTGCAAGCTAGGCGAAATTGAAAGGGCACTAGAAGTTTGTGATGTTATGTGCTGTTCTCAGAAGGTAGTGCCAACCTCACTGAACCATTTATCAATTCTTCTTGGACTTTGCAAGAAAGGACTTCTAGTTGAAGCAAGATGGTATTTGGAAAATGTAGCTAGCAGATATCAGCCAGGTGATGTAATACTTTATAATGTAGTTATCGATGGTTATGCAAAGGTTGGCGATATTGGTAATGCTGTCTGTCTGTATGATCAGATTGTTGTGGCTGGTATGAATCCAACCATTATCACATGTAATTCTCTTCTGTATGGCTATTGCAAATTTGGGGATTTACACGCTGCAGAGAGCTATTTCAGGGCTATTGAGATAAGTAATCTGCTGCCAACAGCAGTAACATACACGACCTTTATGGATGCACTCTCTGAAGCTGGAAAAGTTGACACTATGCTCAGTTTTTTTTATGAAATGGTGGGAAAAGGGATCAAGCCAAATGCTGTAACTTACAGTGTTGTTATTAAAGGACTATGTAAGCAGCTCAGATTCCGTGATGCTATCCATTTTCTGAACAATATGGATGGAGCCGACCCAATAACTTACAATACGCTTATACAAGGGTTTTGCGAAGCACAGGACATCCAGATGGCTTTCTGCATACATGACCGTATGTTATGCTGTGGTCTAGTGCCCACACCTGTTACTTATAACTTGCTTATCAATGTGCTGTGCTTGAAGGGGAAAGTTATTCAAGCAGAAATGCTATTGGAATCCCTCAGAGAAAAGGGCATTGAATTGAGAAAATTTGCATACACAACAGTAATCAAAGCTCAGTGTGCAAAAGGAATGCCTTACGATGCCATTTCATTAGTTGGTAAGCTTATTGATGATGGTTTTGAAGCTTCTATTGAAGACTTCAGTGCTGCAATCAATCGACTTTGCAAAAGGAAATTTCCTAAAGAAGCCATCATGTTCATTCCGATTATGTTATCTGTTGGTGTTTTCCCGGACATTCGAGTTTATTTTGTGCTTGTTAGAGCTCTGCGAAAAAGTAACATGCTTTGCTATATACCCATATTGCACGCACTTTCTGTCAAAACTGGTATATAG